The window GCGACTCCCGTGCAGCAGCGCGAGGAAGAGTATCTCGACTTGCTGCGTCTTCTGCTGCCAAGCAAATACGATGCGTGCGATTTGGAGCACTTTCGTGCTCTCGTGGGCAAGCAGGGGAAGATCATTCAAAAGACGGCCTTGCTTTTGGATGATCTGGGCGACTATGAGGACGAGGTTCGGGTGGCGGAAGATGACGGAGAGGATCCACATGCGCTTGAAGATTGCGAGGAGCTGTTCGAGGAAATTTTCGCGGATTTGGAGGCGATTTGCGATGAATTGGGGGACGATAAGCTTTCTCTTCTGCTGAAAAGGGTGGATTTTTCCGCAGAAGATCTCGGCGTCTATGCGATGAAGGTCGTCATCTCCTATATTTGCGGCAACTACCAGGTCGAGAGCAACGTCATTCGCAGCCGCCGAAAAATCCTCGAGGAGAGCGACGACGGTACGCGCCTCTTGCCCACGCGCGAATTGCAGGAAGTTTCCTATGCGCTCGACAAGGATCGGAACACCTACGAGGCGATTTGTTATGGGCTCATCACCGAATGGATGACGGAGCAGGCGGCAGACCTCGACATCGAGGGCGTACTTCGCCCGCTTTTGAGCGCGTTCTTCAGCTCGTCGTGGGCGTTTCGCGCAGAGCTTGAGCGCCTGGAAACGTGTGGGATTGAACCGGATGGCCGCTTGATGGAACATGCGGCGCAATGGGTAAAGGAGGAGGAGCATATTCTGGCGAATCTGCCGGCGATTCTCGACGATCCGCAGGCGTATGAAGAGGATTGCTGCACGCGCATGGCGTCGGTCATGAATCTTCTCTATGACGAGCTTTACGATCAAAAAATCGTTCTTTTCACCGATGAGCCAGCGACTTTTGCTGCCTATCAAAAGGCGTTGTCCTCTGTGTTTCCAGCAGAAGAGATCAGCTTCTTCGGGAAAGGGATGGCCGCAGAAGAGATCGAGCTGAACGCCTATCGCTTTCAGAATGAAGCCGCGTGCCGCATGATGCTTTGTGATTCCACCGGCGGCGAGGGGCGAAATTTCCAATGTGCAGATTACCTCCTTCATATCGATCTTCCGTGGGATGTCAGCCGCATCGAGCAGCGCATCGGGCGTCTGGATCGTTTGGAGCGTGACTCGGCAAGGTCTGTCGTCACGTCCGTCGTCGTTCATACGGAAGAGTCGTTCGAGGCGGCGCTGTTTGATTTTTGGAGCAAGGGACTGAAGGTTTTCACGCAGTCTTTGAGCGGCATGGAAATCATCATGAAGGACATCAACGAGGAGATTGTCTCTGCGGTTCGGAAGGATTTTGCCTACGGTCTTTTTTCTGCCGTACCGAAGATCATTGCATCGGCGGAGCGTATGCGGGAAGCCGTGCGCAAGGAACAGAATTATGATGCTGCCGGCTTCCTGTTTCGCCCGATGTATAACGAATTGCGGCGCTTGATCGATTATTATGCGCAGAATGAAAATGAGCTTTTCGCCGTGACCATGACGAAGTGGGCGAGTCTGGCAGGCTTTCACGGTTTCGGCGGCGAAGACGGCGTCCTCACCTATCGGGCGGAGTCGTTTTCGCCCAAATCGGCGATGAATTCGCAGCTGATTCCGCCGCGATGGAATGAATACCTGTCCTCGGAGCAGAACCGCTTCCTCCAAAGCGTTCAGACAGCGTATGAAAAGAGTCGGGAAATTCGTTCAGAGAGGCGAGCCATTCGCGGGACGTTCAGTCGAAAGCAGGCGATCGAGAACGACTATCTGCACTTCTTCGCTCCCGGCGATGAAATTTTTGACTGCATCGTAAAGAATGCCGTGCATTCCTGCAAGGGGCGCGCCGCCGCTTTTGCTGTGTATGCCGATCTGCATTGGACGGGATTGGTTTTCACTTGGTCGATGGCGCCCAATGAAGCGCATCTTCTCGCACATGGACTGTCGCCGTATGCGCTGGGGGCTTATCGAAATTACTTGATGTCGGAACAGGTTGTCGTATCCGTCGACTTGGAAAATCCCGATGATCTTGCCGAAGGCGATGTCGTCCGGGAATACATGCGCATCATTCGCGCGGGATGGAACAAGAAGGAGACGATCCACCTCGGCCAGAGAGGGGGCGGCTGTGGCTATCTCAAGGAGGAAATTGCCGACAAGGCGAATATTGCCTGGTTCAAGCGCAAGTATCCTGAGGAGCGATGGCGGAAAATTGTCTGGCATGGATATAAAGCGGCCTATGAGAAAGCGTTGTATCAGTTCAAGCGCAGATCCAACCTGCGAGGGGTGCGCGAAGAAATGGAGCGCGCGTTGTCCGCCAGGGCGGCGGAACGCGCCTTTTACGGTGCGGATGATGCGGCGATGGAGGCCTTGAAAAAGGAGCAGGAGATCTTGTGGGAGGCCATGAGCAAACCGCGGATTATCCTTGAGTCTGCGGCTTTTGTTTGGATGGTGAAGAAAAGCGATGGAGAAGGCGAAGCTTAATGAAGCTGTCGAGCGGTATTTGAACGGGGCAGGCGATCCGCCGATCTTGGATTTTGCCGATGCGGCGGATGCGCACGAACGTTTTCTGCTCCATGCGGCGAAGCGGCTTTTGAAGAGCTTTGCGCCTGAGCGACGGCAGGACGGCATGGAGGATTTTCTGCTGTCTTTGCGAAGCTACCTCCTCACGCTGCAGGGGGACATCCGCGTGGATGACGCTCCGATTCCCGAGGACAATGCCTATGGGCTTGTGCAGGACGCTTCGAACGGCAGGTGGCATGCCGTCGCGCAGTTTCCCGACTATGTCAATCGCATGTTCGCGGAAACCGTGTTCTTGGCACAGCCGGCATCGCACAGGACGTCCTCTGGCGGTTTTTCCCTTCATACGGATCCCTTGATTCGCAGGCTCACGGGCTTTCGCCGCTTCAAATCCGTGGCGCAGAAGCTTGCCGTATATGGGGCGCTCCATCTGCCGGACGGCTATGCGGCGCTCATATCCCTGCCGACGGGCGGCGGCAAGAGCCTCATCACGCAGACGCTGGCGTATCAAAGAGAGGGCTTGACCATCGTCGTTGTGCCGACGGTGTCTTTGGCGATCGACCAAGTGCGCACGGCGAAAAAGATTGTACAGTCTGCCCATGTCGATGAAGAGATCTTTTTTTACAGCAGCGGCGCCGCCATCGCGCCGATCTTACAGGCGATCGAGAAGAAGGCGGCGAAGATGCTCTTCATATCTCCCGAGGCGCTGCTCAAGAACGAGGGCTTCGCCGAGGCGGTCAAGAAGGCGAATGCCGCGCGCTACTTAAGAAACCTTGTGATCGATGAGGCGCATATCGTCGTCGATTGGGGCGCGTCCTTCCGCGTCGATTATCAGTGTCTGGAATCGTGGCGCAGGATGCTTCTGGAGAGCAATCCCGGCATTCGGACGGTTCTTCTGTCGGCGACGTTTGATGAGCCTTGCTGCAGCGTTCTCAAAGATTTTTTCTCCGAAGGCGGCGAGAAATGGCTGGAAATACGTTGCGATGCTTTGCGCCATGAGCCGCGCTATATGCTCGTCAAGGCGAAATCGTATGACGACAAGCAGCGAAAGATGCTCGAACTCGTGCAAAAAATGCCGCACCCCATGATCGTCTATACGGCAAGGCCTGTTGAGGCGGAAGACGTCGCTGACTTCCTCCGCGCACATGGGATCCGCAATGTCGAGACCTTCACGGGGCAGACGACGGGCGCTGTGCGAAAGGAACGGATCGACGCCTGGGCGGACGATCAGTTTTCCGTCATGGCGGCGACATCCGCCTTCGGCGTCGGCGTTGACAAGGGCGATGTGCGGACAGTGCTTCATCTGTACGTTCCGCCCAATGCCAATGCTTATTACCAAGAGCTTGGGCGCGGCGGGCGCGACGGCTTGCCGTGCCTGAGCATCATGCTGTGCACGGATGATGATGTACAGGCGGCCTTCCAGCGCATTTCCAAGCGGGTCATGACGACGGAAAAGATTGTTGGACGCTGGAACAGCATGTATAAAAATCCTCATTCGAGGCGCATGAACAATCTCGTCTATCTCGACACGTCGATTTCTCCGAGCTATGCCGACCGTGATGTTTTCGATGATGCGCCGACTTCCGAC of the Selenomonas sputigena genome contains:
- a CDS encoding SNF2-related protein, which codes for MKIHDPFGWSLFFENVSKGLIEFPLDSVEHCGLFIGSEVVYKRKVCTILSGQKLDDGFYAYYVQTEADKEVLRVSEKDIVVPFTHGKVNPVSQLSRYEFQNPCWFFGHAVVSRSMNVLDNSICGFKELAGAKIYLLPHQVNTIMRCLQERPCRYMLADEVGMGKTIEALSVLKIYMKDSAKKNVLLLVPDPLKEQWKTEMLLKFNIGVGLGKDDNRVVLQSFSELKETDADAAWDFVVVDEVHRCLSDKRLAWLLHGISRAAENILLLSATPVQQREEEYLDLLRLLLPSKYDACDLEHFRALVGKQGKIIQKTALLLDDLGDYEDEVRVAEDDGEDPHALEDCEELFEEIFADLEAICDELGDDKLSLLLKRVDFSAEDLGVYAMKVVISYICGNYQVESNVIRSRRKILEESDDGTRLLPTRELQEVSYALDKDRNTYEAICYGLITEWMTEQAADLDIEGVLRPLLSAFFSSSWAFRAELERLETCGIEPDGRLMEHAAQWVKEEEHILANLPAILDDPQAYEEDCCTRMASVMNLLYDELYDQKIVLFTDEPATFAAYQKALSSVFPAEEISFFGKGMAAEEIELNAYRFQNEAACRMMLCDSTGGEGRNFQCADYLLHIDLPWDVSRIEQRIGRLDRLERDSARSVVTSVVVHTEESFEAALFDFWSKGLKVFTQSLSGMEIIMKDINEEIVSAVRKDFAYGLFSAVPKIIASAERMREAVRKEQNYDAAGFLFRPMYNELRRLIDYYAQNENELFAVTMTKWASLAGFHGFGGEDGVLTYRAESFSPKSAMNSQLIPPRWNEYLSSEQNRFLQSVQTAYEKSREIRSERRAIRGTFSRKQAIENDYLHFFAPGDEIFDCIVKNAVHSCKGRAAAFAVYADLHWTGLVFTWSMAPNEAHLLAHGLSPYALGAYRNYLMSEQVVVSVDLENPDDLAEGDVVREYMRIIRAGWNKKETIHLGQRGGGCGYLKEEIADKANIAWFKRKYPEERWRKIVWHGYKAAYEKALYQFKRRSNLRGVREEMERALSARAAERAFYGADDAAMEALKKEQEILWEAMSKPRIILESAAFVWMVKKSDGEGEA
- a CDS encoding DEAD/DEAH box helicase translates to MEKAKLNEAVERYLNGAGDPPILDFADAADAHERFLLHAAKRLLKSFAPERRQDGMEDFLLSLRSYLLTLQGDIRVDDAPIPEDNAYGLVQDASNGRWHAVAQFPDYVNRMFAETVFLAQPASHRTSSGGFSLHTDPLIRRLTGFRRFKSVAQKLAVYGALHLPDGYAALISLPTGGGKSLITQTLAYQREGLTIVVVPTVSLAIDQVRTAKKIVQSAHVDEEIFFYSSGAAIAPILQAIEKKAAKMLFISPEALLKNEGFAEAVKKANAARYLRNLVIDEAHIVVDWGASFRVDYQCLESWRRMLLESNPGIRTVLLSATFDEPCCSVLKDFFSEGGEKWLEIRCDALRHEPRYMLVKAKSYDDKQRKMLELVQKMPHPMIVYTARPVEAEDVADFLRAHGIRNVETFTGQTTGAVRKERIDAWADDQFSVMAATSAFGVGVDKGDVRTVLHLYVPPNANAYYQELGRGGRDGLPCLSIMLCTDDDVQAAFQRISKRVMTTEKIVGRWNSMYKNPHSRRMNNLVYLDTSISPSYADRDVFDDAPTSDADRNWNIYVLLFLRRCGLIKVREVIPDSSKYVFVVEITDDALRADEEEQMERIGGYREQEWAYYVKAFGSMRTAIKNCGRDCWSEMFYETYDRVSEFCAGCDAHDEVCDADFLDYPLKVPVQLPTKTFAADQLALFAGAKSIITIPRPEERAALMEALCRYRLAAYISCDDALSETVLEKINAPTHFMILYKKDLQELIKKKAYYYLSGIIAVEYGGSAKDVWNLLQYVAQYLSERQEIKLVHILQENTYFEGQDKSFADLVDGAVLPVSAIL